In Corylus avellana chromosome ca2, CavTom2PMs-1.0, the following proteins share a genomic window:
- the LOC132168405 gene encoding EG45-like domain containing protein yields the protein MAIKIHALLCLGLVLRLMSVASAISGTATYNTIYYPSACYGNEDEGVMIAAASDDLWDDGAACGRMYTVTCTGPTNQGVPQACRDQVTVKIVDRCQSPQCQATLDLSH from the exons ATGGCAATCAAAATCCATGCTTTGCTTTGCTTGGGCCTTGTCTTAAGACTCATGTCTGTGGCTTCTGCCATTTCAGGAACTGCCACTTACAATACAATTTATTATC cGTCTGCATGCTACGGGAATGAAGATGAAGGCGTTATGATCGCAGCGGCTAGCGACGACCTGTGGGACGATGGGGCAGCGTGCGGCAGAATGTACACGGTTACGTGCACAGGCCCTACAAACCAAGGAGTGCCCCAGGCTTGCAGGGATCAAGTCACAGTGAAGATTGTTGACCGTTGCCAATCCCCCCAATGCCAAGCAACCCTTGACCTCTCTCATTAG
- the LOC132172597 gene encoding EG45-like domain containing protein produces the protein MAIKIHAFLCLGLVLTFISVTSAISGTATFYTVYVPSACYGYEDQGVMIAAVSDALWENGAACGRMYSVTCTGPTNQGVPQPCRGTVTVKVVDRCPGCDANNIDLSQEAFSAIADPNAGKINIDYNQV, from the exons atggCAATCAAAATCCATGCCTTCCTTTGCTTGGGCCTTGTCTTAACCTTTATTTCAGTGACTTCTGCCATTTCAGGAACTGCCACTTTCTATACTGTTTACGTTC cGTCTGCATGCTACGGGTATGAAGACCAAGGCGTTATGATCGCAGCGGTAAGCGATGCCCTTTGGGAAAACGGGGCAGCATGCGGGAGAATGTACAGCGTTACGTGCACAGGCCCTACAAACCAAGGAGTACCGCAGCCTTGCAGGGGAACAGTCACGGTGAAGGTTGTTGATCGTTGTCCCGGATGCGACGCAAACAATATTGACCTCTCTCAAGAGGCCTTCTCCGCCATCGCTGATCCTAATGCTGGAAAAATCAACATCGACTACAACCA GGTTTGA
- the LOC132172524 gene encoding EG45-like domain containing protein, with the protein MAIKIHAFLCLGLVLSFMSVASAISGTATYYTVYVPSACYGYEDQGVMIAAVSDALWANGAACGRMYSVTCTGPTNQGVPQPCRGTVTVKVVDRCPGCDANNIDLSQEAFSAIADPNAGKINIDYNQV; encoded by the exons atggCAATCAAAATCCATGCCTTCCTTTGCTTGGGCCTTGTCTTAAGCTTCATGTCAGTGGCTTCTGCCATTTCAGGAACTGCCACTTACTATACTGTTTATGTTC cGTCTGCATGCTACGGGTATGAAGACCAAGGCGTTATGATCGCAGCGGTAAGCGATGCCCTTTGGGCAAACGGGGCAGCATGCGGGAGAATGTACAGCGTTACGTGCACAGGCCCTACAAACCAAGGAGTACCGCAGCCTTGCAGGGGAACAGTCACGGTGAAGGTTGTTGATCGTTGTCCCGGATGCGACGCAAACAATATTGACCTCTCTCAAGAGGCCTTCTCCGCCATCGCTGATCCTAATGCTGGAAAAATCAACATCGACTACAACCA GGTTTGA
- the LOC132171464 gene encoding glyoxylase I 4-like, whose protein sequence is MKMEIEEVSSYEALPLLSLNHVSLLCRSVWDSVRFYEDILGFVLIKRPSSFNFNGAWLYNYGIGIHLIENPSIDEYEPVNELRPINPKDNHISFQCTDVGLVIKRLQDMGMRYVTAIVEEEGAKVEQVFFHDPDGYMVELCNCENIPVIPISSCAFKPRGQSFKKAPTSCGFMENVMMESLSMDMMNFSF, encoded by the exons ATGAAAATGGAGATAGAGGAAGTAAGCAGCTACGAGGCACTGCCTCTGCTCTCCTTGAACCATGTCTCTTTGTTGTGCAGATCAGTGTGGGATTCAGTGCGTTTCTATGAAGACATCTTGGGCTTTGTTCTCATCAAACGCCCCTCTTCCTTCAATTTCAATGGAGCTTG GTTGTACAATTACGGCATTGGGATACACTTAATTGAGAACCCATCAATCGATGAGTATGAGCCCGTCAATGAATTGCGACCAATTAATCCCAAGGACAACCACATCTCCTTCCAG TGCACGGATGTTGGGCTCGTTATAAAGAGGCTGCAAGATATGGGGATGAGGTATGTGACAGCCATTGTAGAGGAAGAAGGGGCGAAGGTGGAGCAGGTGTTCTTCCATGACCCAGATGGGTACATGGTGGAGCTCTGCAACTGCGAGAATATTCCTGTGATTCCCATCTCCTCCTGTGCATTCAAGCCCAGAGGGCAAAGCTTCAAGAAGGCACCAACCAGCTGTGGATTCATGGAGAATGTGATGATGGAGAGCTTGAGCATGGACATGATGAACTTCTCCTTCTAA
- the LOC132171439 gene encoding B-box zinc finger protein 18-like isoform X2: MRTLCDACESAAAIVFCAADEAALCRSCDEKVHMCNKLASRHVRVGLASPSDVPRCDICENAPAFFYCEVDGSSLCLQCDMIVHVGGKRTHGRYLVLRQRVEFPGDKSGHLEEPASVPVDPGETRRGQNMPPKLTMGENQQNHRASPVPISDADADADGHSKMDKMIDLNMQPHRMHEQASNNQDQ, translated from the exons ATGCGAACTCTTTGTGACGCTTGCGAGAGCGCGGCCGCTATCGTGTTTTGCGCTGCCGACGAGGCCGCTCTTTGCCGTTCCTGCGACGAAAAG GTTCACATGTGCAATAAGCTTGCTAGCCGGCATGTACGGGTTGGTCTTGCAAGTCCCAGTGATGTTCCCCGCTGTGACATATGTGAAAATGCTCCTG CTTTCTTTTACTGTGAGGTAGACGGGAGTTCCCTGTGTTTGCAATGTGACATGATTGTTCATGTTGGAGGTAAAAGAACGCATGGAAGATATCTTGTATTGAGGCAGAGAGTTGAG TTCCCAGGGGATAAATCTGGTCATCTTGAGGAGCCAGCTTCGGTACCTGTGGATCCAGGTGAGACCAGAAGAGGACAAAATATGCCTCCTAAGCTGACAATGGGAGAGAACCAGCAAAATCACAGGGCCTCTCCTGTTCCAATTTCAGATGCAGATGCTGATGCTGATGGGCATTCCAAGATGGataaaatgattgatttgaatATGCAGCCTCACCGGATGCATGAACAAGCATCAAACAATCAG GATCAATGA
- the LOC132171439 gene encoding B-box zinc finger protein 18-like isoform X1 — protein MRTLCDACESAAAIVFCAADEAALCRSCDEKVHMCNKLASRHVRVGLASPSDVPRCDICENAPAFFYCEVDGSSLCLQCDMIVHVGGKRTHGRYLVLRQRVEFPGDKSGHLEEPASVPVDPGETRRGQNMPPKLTMGENQQNHRASPVPISDADADADGHSKMDKMIDLNMQPHRMHEQASNNQKDICTSQSNGMGDPYHLVNKFTPQMDLVGKI, from the exons ATGCGAACTCTTTGTGACGCTTGCGAGAGCGCGGCCGCTATCGTGTTTTGCGCTGCCGACGAGGCCGCTCTTTGCCGTTCCTGCGACGAAAAG GTTCACATGTGCAATAAGCTTGCTAGCCGGCATGTACGGGTTGGTCTTGCAAGTCCCAGTGATGTTCCCCGCTGTGACATATGTGAAAATGCTCCTG CTTTCTTTTACTGTGAGGTAGACGGGAGTTCCCTGTGTTTGCAATGTGACATGATTGTTCATGTTGGAGGTAAAAGAACGCATGGAAGATATCTTGTATTGAGGCAGAGAGTTGAG TTCCCAGGGGATAAATCTGGTCATCTTGAGGAGCCAGCTTCGGTACCTGTGGATCCAGGTGAGACCAGAAGAGGACAAAATATGCCTCCTAAGCTGACAATGGGAGAGAACCAGCAAAATCACAGGGCCTCTCCTGTTCCAATTTCAGATGCAGATGCTGATGCTGATGGGCATTCCAAGATGGataaaatgattgatttgaatATGCAGCCTCACCGGATGCATGAACAAGCATCAAACAATCAG AAGGACATTTGCACCTCCCAAAGTAATGGAATGGGCGATCCATATCACTTGGTGAACAAATTTACCCCTCAAATGGACTTAGTTGGCAAGATTTAG
- the LOC132171439 gene encoding B-box zinc finger protein 19-like isoform X3: protein MCNKLASRHVRVGLASPSDVPRCDICENAPAFFYCEVDGSSLCLQCDMIVHVGGKRTHGRYLVLRQRVEFPGDKSGHLEEPASVPVDPGETRRGQNMPPKLTMGENQQNHRASPVPISDADADADGHSKMDKMIDLNMQPHRMHEQASNNQKDICTSQSNGMGDPYHLVNKFTPQMDLVGKI, encoded by the exons ATGTGCAATAAGCTTGCTAGCCGGCATGTACGGGTTGGTCTTGCAAGTCCCAGTGATGTTCCCCGCTGTGACATATGTGAAAATGCTCCTG CTTTCTTTTACTGTGAGGTAGACGGGAGTTCCCTGTGTTTGCAATGTGACATGATTGTTCATGTTGGAGGTAAAAGAACGCATGGAAGATATCTTGTATTGAGGCAGAGAGTTGAG TTCCCAGGGGATAAATCTGGTCATCTTGAGGAGCCAGCTTCGGTACCTGTGGATCCAGGTGAGACCAGAAGAGGACAAAATATGCCTCCTAAGCTGACAATGGGAGAGAACCAGCAAAATCACAGGGCCTCTCCTGTTCCAATTTCAGATGCAGATGCTGATGCTGATGGGCATTCCAAGATGGataaaatgattgatttgaatATGCAGCCTCACCGGATGCATGAACAAGCATCAAACAATCAG AAGGACATTTGCACCTCCCAAAGTAATGGAATGGGCGATCCATATCACTTGGTGAACAAATTTACCCCTCAAATGGACTTAGTTGGCAAGATTTAG